A portion of the Streptomyces sp. YPW6 genome contains these proteins:
- a CDS encoding iron-sulfur cluster assembly accessory protein, with protein sequence MSVSDETTTVSDGILLSDAAAAKVKALLEQEGREDLALRVAVQPGGCSGLRYQLFFDERSLDGDVVKDFDGVKVVTDRMSAPYLGGASIDFVDTIEKQGFTIDNPNATGSCACGDSFS encoded by the coding sequence ATGTCCGTATCGGACGAGACCACCACCGTGAGCGACGGCATCCTCCTGTCCGACGCCGCCGCGGCCAAGGTCAAGGCCCTGCTGGAGCAGGAAGGCCGCGAGGACCTGGCACTGCGCGTCGCCGTGCAGCCCGGCGGTTGCTCGGGCCTGCGCTACCAGCTCTTCTTCGACGAGCGCTCGCTCGACGGCGATGTGGTGAAGGACTTCGACGGTGTCAAGGTCGTCACCGACCGGATGAGCGCCCCGTACCTGGGCGGCGCCTCCATCGACTTCGTCGACACCATCGAGAAGCAGGGCTTCACGATCGACAACCCGAACGCCACCGGCTCCTGCGCCTGCGGCGACTCGTTCAGCTGA
- a CDS encoding Ig-like domain-containing protein — translation MNHTPRIRTVVSCTLLVVTLAAGATACGSPDGHPLSTKPYDAGDQISFNGPSDNEKADPDKPLEVTVKGDDGRITDVSAVDTGGRHLAGELSADGRRWRSTAPLAAGTGYTVRVSTENGDGAPGVRTLSFDTSSPKKLLKVAFGPEAGTYGVGQPITAELSAPITDKASRATVERALKVRSTPATTGSWYWVDDKKLHYRPKEYWPANATIEVRSNLAGIKVTNALYGAEAKPLKLSTGDRIEAVTDASDHSMTVLRNGEVINTMPVTTGKPGFSTRNGVKVVLAKEQYVRMRGESIGIAAGSSESYDLPVYWATRVTWSGEYVHAAPWSAGSHGSANVSHGCTGMSTSNAEWFFDTVRKGDIVKVVGSAGEEMDPFGNGFGDWNLSWEKWQQGSALHQGAPDSPQTLQAARLRPHV, via the coding sequence ATGAACCACACGCCGCGCATCCGCACCGTAGTGAGCTGCACCCTCCTGGTCGTGACCCTCGCCGCGGGTGCGACCGCCTGTGGCTCACCCGACGGCCACCCGCTCTCGACGAAGCCGTACGACGCGGGCGACCAGATCTCCTTCAACGGCCCCTCGGACAACGAGAAGGCCGACCCCGACAAGCCCCTGGAAGTCACCGTCAAGGGTGACGACGGGCGCATCACCGACGTCAGCGCCGTGGACACCGGCGGCCGCCACCTCGCGGGCGAGCTCTCCGCCGACGGCAGGCGGTGGCGCTCCACCGCCCCGCTCGCGGCCGGCACCGGATACACCGTCAGGGTCTCCACCGAGAACGGCGACGGCGCCCCAGGCGTCCGTACGCTCTCCTTCGACACCTCCTCGCCCAAGAAGCTGCTGAAGGTCGCCTTCGGCCCGGAGGCGGGCACCTACGGCGTCGGACAGCCCATCACGGCGGAACTCAGCGCTCCGATCACCGACAAGGCGTCCAGGGCCACCGTCGAGCGCGCCCTGAAGGTCCGCTCCACCCCGGCCACCACCGGCTCCTGGTACTGGGTCGACGACAAGAAGCTGCACTACCGTCCGAAGGAGTACTGGCCGGCGAACGCCACCATCGAGGTGCGCTCCAACCTGGCCGGTATCAAGGTGACCAACGCGCTCTACGGGGCCGAGGCCAAGCCCCTCAAGCTCAGCACCGGCGACCGGATCGAGGCCGTCACCGACGCCTCGGACCACTCCATGACCGTGCTCCGCAACGGAGAAGTGATCAACACCATGCCGGTCACCACCGGCAAGCCCGGCTTCTCCACCCGCAACGGCGTCAAGGTGGTGCTCGCCAAGGAGCAGTACGTACGGATGCGCGGCGAGAGCATCGGCATCGCCGCTGGCTCGTCGGAGTCCTACGACCTGCCGGTCTACTGGGCCACCCGGGTGACCTGGAGCGGCGAGTACGTGCACGCCGCCCCCTGGTCCGCCGGCTCCCACGGCAGCGCCAACGTCAGCCACGGTTGCACCGGCATGAGCACGAGCAACGCCGAATGGTTCTTCGACACCGTGCGCAAGGGCGACATCGTCAAGGTCGTCGGCAGCGCGGGCGAGGAGATGGACCCGTTCGGCAACGGGTTCGGCGACTGGAACCTCTCCTGGGAGAAGTGGCAGCAGGGCAGCGCCCTGCACCAGGGAGCGCCGGACAGCCCGCAGACGCTCCAGGCCGCCCGGCTGCGGCCCCACGTCTGA
- a CDS encoding cysteine desulfurase/sulfurtransferase TusA family protein gives MPYFDAASAAPLHPVARQALLAALDEGWADPARLYREGRRARLLLDAAREAAAEAVGCRPDELVFTSSGTTAVHAGIAGALSGRRRVGRHLALSAVEHSSVLHSAAAHASAGGSSTEVPVDRFGAVDPAAYAAALRADTALACLQSANHEVGTEQPVAEVASLCADAGVPLLVDAAQSLGWGPVPAGWSLLTASAHKWGGPAGVGLLAVRKGTRFSPQGPAGERESGRAPGFENLPAIVAAAASLRAVRDGAAAEAARLRALVDRIRGVVAERVPDVEVVGDPVRRLPHLVTFSCLYVDGETLLHELDRREFSVSSGSSCTSSTLTPSHVLKAMGVLSEGNVRVSLPPGTAGADVDRFLEVLPGVVAEVRERLGAPVSAPSSPAPAASLVVDALGRRCPVPVIELAKVIGEVAVGAMVTVLADDEAARLDIPAWCEMRGQEYVGEEPADRGSAYVVRRLS, from the coding sequence GTGCCCTACTTCGATGCCGCCTCCGCCGCCCCCCTGCACCCCGTCGCACGCCAGGCGCTGCTTGCCGCGCTCGACGAGGGCTGGGCCGATCCCGCCCGCCTGTACCGGGAGGGGCGGCGGGCCAGGCTGCTCCTGGACGCGGCCCGGGAGGCGGCCGCGGAGGCCGTCGGATGCCGACCCGACGAGCTGGTCTTCACCTCGTCCGGGACGACGGCGGTGCACGCCGGAATTGCCGGGGCTCTTTCGGGGCGTCGGCGTGTCGGCCGTCATCTGGCCCTCTCGGCGGTCGAACACTCGTCGGTGCTCCATTCGGCGGCGGCCCACGCGTCGGCGGGCGGTTCGTCCACCGAGGTCCCGGTGGACCGCTTCGGGGCGGTGGACCCGGCGGCGTACGCCGCGGCACTGCGAGCGGACACCGCGCTGGCCTGCCTCCAGTCGGCCAACCACGAGGTGGGCACCGAGCAGCCGGTGGCGGAGGTCGCCTCGCTCTGCGCCGATGCCGGGGTGCCGCTGCTGGTGGACGCGGCGCAGTCGCTCGGCTGGGGGCCGGTCCCGGCGGGCTGGTCGCTGCTGACGGCGAGTGCGCACAAATGGGGCGGGCCGGCCGGGGTCGGGCTGCTCGCGGTCCGCAAGGGGACGCGCTTCTCGCCGCAGGGCCCGGCCGGGGAGCGGGAGTCGGGGCGGGCTCCGGGGTTCGAGAACCTGCCGGCGATCGTGGCGGCGGCGGCCTCGCTGCGCGCGGTGCGCGACGGCGCGGCGGCGGAGGCGGCACGGCTGCGGGCCCTGGTGGACCGGATCCGCGGTGTGGTGGCCGAGCGGGTGCCCGATGTGGAGGTGGTGGGCGATCCGGTGCGGCGGCTGCCGCATCTGGTCACCTTCTCCTGTCTCTATGTCGACGGGGAGACCCTGCTGCACGAGCTGGACCGGAGAGAATTCTCCGTATCGTCCGGTTCGTCCTGCACGAGCAGCACGCTGACACCGAGCCATGTGCTGAAGGCGATGGGGGTGCTCTCGGAGGGGAACGTCCGGGTGTCGCTGCCGCCGGGCACGGCCGGGGCGGACGTGGACCGCTTCCTGGAGGTGCTGCCCGGGGTGGTCGCGGAGGTGCGGGAGCGGCTGGGGGCGCCGGTGTCCGCGCCCTCCTCCCCCGCTCCGGCCGCCTCGCTGGTGGTCGACGCGCTGGGCCGCCGCTGCCCGGTCCCGGTGATCGAACTCGCAAAGGTGATCGGAGAGGTAGCGGTGGGCGCCATGGTGACGGTGCTCGCCGACGACGAGGCGGCACGCCTGGACATTCCGGCCTGGTGCGAGATGCGGGGCCAGGAGTACGTGGGCGAGGAGCCGGCGGACCGGGGTTCGGCCTACGTGGTCCGCCGGCTCTCCTGA
- a CDS encoding c-type cytochrome, translating into MKKLSARRRHPLAAVVVLLLALAATGGLYAAFAPAGKAQADETAQSLAIEEGKKLYAVGCASCHGTGGQGTTDGPSLVGVGSAAVDFQVGTGRMPAQQPGAQVPKKKVIYSQAEIDQLAAYVASLGAGPVTPTDKQVDPAGADVANGGELFRTNCAQCHNFTGKGGALTEGKYAPDLEGVSPKHIYEAMQTGPQSMPSFPDTTMPAQEKKDIIAYIESVNGDETESPGGLALGGLGPVSEGLFAWIFGLGALVAVAVWVAAHTAKAKKS; encoded by the coding sequence GTGAAAAAGCTCTCCGCACGACGACGCCATCCGCTGGCGGCGGTCGTCGTACTACTCCTCGCGCTGGCGGCTACCGGGGGGCTGTACGCCGCGTTTGCGCCTGCGGGCAAGGCGCAGGCCGATGAAACCGCCCAGTCCCTCGCCATCGAAGAGGGCAAGAAGCTCTACGCCGTAGGCTGCGCCAGCTGCCACGGAACCGGCGGTCAGGGCACCACCGACGGGCCGTCCCTCGTGGGTGTGGGCTCCGCCGCCGTGGACTTCCAGGTCGGTACGGGCCGTATGCCCGCGCAGCAGCCGGGCGCCCAGGTACCGAAGAAGAAGGTCATCTACAGCCAGGCCGAGATCGACCAGCTCGCGGCCTACGTCGCCTCGCTCGGCGCCGGCCCGGTCACCCCGACCGACAAGCAGGTCGACCCGGCGGGTGCGGACGTCGCCAACGGTGGCGAGCTCTTCCGCACCAACTGCGCCCAGTGCCACAACTTCACCGGTAAGGGCGGAGCCCTCACGGAGGGCAAGTACGCACCGGACCTCGAAGGCGTGAGCCCGAAGCACATCTACGAGGCCATGCAGACCGGCCCGCAGAGCATGCCCTCCTTCCCCGACACGACGATGCCGGCGCAGGAGAAGAAGGACATCATCGCGTACATCGAGTCCGTGAACGGTGACGAGACGGAGAGCCCCGGCGGTCTGGCCCTCGGGGGCCTCGGTCCGGTCAGCGAAGGTCTGTTCGCCTGGATCTTCGGACTCGGCGCGCTCGTCGCAGTCGCCGTTTGGGTCGCGGCCCACACCGCTAAGGCCAAGAAGTCATGA
- the coxB gene encoding cytochrome c oxidase subunit II encodes MSPNGSDRSSRRPMRRKLPQVLTAGLVLATASGCSYNWEDFPRLGMPTPVTEEAPRILSLWQGSWAAALVTGVLVWGLILWSVFFHRRSRTKVEVPPQTRYNMPIEALYTVVPLIIVSVLFYFTARDESKLLELSDKPAHTINVVGFQWSWGFNYIEKVDGQPAAGPEVPKELNAIPDKFQKDFPEGASGVYDVGIPGTRNPQNGNPGPTLWLPKGEKVRFVLTSRDVIHSFWVVPFLMKQDVIPGHTNVFEVTPNREGTFMGKCAELCGVDHSRMLFNVKVVSPERYQQHLKELAEKGQTGYVPAGIAQTDPARNAEKNQL; translated from the coding sequence GTGAGTCCCAACGGCTCCGACCGCTCGTCGCGGCGCCCGATGCGGCGGAAGCTGCCGCAGGTGCTGACTGCGGGCCTGGTCCTGGCGACGGCCTCCGGTTGTTCATACAACTGGGAGGATTTCCCCCGCCTCGGTATGCCCACCCCGGTAACAGAAGAGGCCCCTCGGATCCTCTCCCTCTGGCAAGGCTCGTGGGCGGCAGCGCTCGTCACGGGTGTCCTTGTCTGGGGGCTGATCCTCTGGAGCGTCTTCTTCCACCGGCGTAGCCGGACCAAGGTGGAGGTACCTCCGCAGACCAGGTACAACATGCCCATCGAGGCGTTGTACACAGTGGTTCCCCTCATCATCGTCTCGGTGCTGTTCTACTTCACCGCGCGTGATGAGTCGAAGCTCCTCGAGCTCTCCGACAAGCCGGCCCACACCATCAACGTGGTCGGTTTCCAGTGGAGCTGGGGCTTCAACTACATCGAGAAGGTGGATGGCCAGCCCGCAGCGGGCCCCGAGGTCCCCAAGGAGCTCAACGCCATCCCCGACAAGTTCCAGAAGGACTTCCCCGAGGGCGCCAGCGGCGTCTACGACGTGGGCATCCCCGGAACCCGCAACCCGCAGAACGGCAACCCGGGCCCGACCCTGTGGCTGCCGAAGGGGGAGAAGGTCCGCTTCGTCCTCACCTCGCGTGACGTCATCCACTCCTTCTGGGTGGTGCCGTTCCTCATGAAGCAGGACGTCATCCCGGGCCACACCAACGTGTTCGAGGTGACCCCCAACCGCGAGGGCACCTTCATGGGCAAGTGCGCCGAGCTCTGCGGCGTCGACCACTCCCGGATGCTCTTCAACGTCAAGGTCGTCTCCCCGGAGCGTTACCAGCAGCACCTCAAGGAGCTGGCTGAGAAGGGCCAGACGGGCTACGTGCCGGCGGGGATCGCGCAGACGGACCCGGCCAGGAATGCGGAGAAGAACCAACTGTGA
- the nadA gene encoding quinolinate synthase NadA: MTTAQPLDVTPTPLALLLLGREADPRSERGVECPGDLPSPSDPDLVERARAAKERLGDRVFVLGHHYQRDEVIQFADVTGDSFKLARDAAARPEAEYIVFCGVHFMAESADILTTDAQAVVLPDLAAGCSMADMATAEQVAECWDVLTEAGVADRVVPVSYMNSSADIKAFTGRHGGTICTSSNAKRALEWAFEQGEKVLFLPDQHLGRNTAVRDMGMSLEDCVVYNPHKPNGGLTAEQLRDAKMILWRGHCSVHGRFSVESVEDVRARIPGVNVLVHPECKHEVVAAADYVGSTEYIIKALEAAPRGSKWAIGTELNLVRRLANRFADEDKEIVFLDKTVCFCSTMNRIDLPHLVWTLESLADGKLVNRIEVDPETEKYAKLALERMLALP, from the coding sequence GTGACCACGGCCCAGCCCCTGGACGTAACTCCCACACCCCTCGCGCTGCTGCTGCTCGGCCGCGAGGCCGACCCGAGGAGCGAGCGCGGCGTCGAGTGCCCCGGCGACCTGCCCTCCCCGTCCGACCCGGACCTGGTGGAGCGCGCCCGCGCCGCGAAGGAGAGGCTCGGGGACAGGGTGTTCGTCCTCGGCCACCACTACCAGCGCGACGAGGTCATCCAGTTCGCCGACGTCACCGGTGACTCGTTCAAGCTGGCCCGCGACGCGGCCGCGCGCCCGGAGGCGGAGTACATCGTCTTCTGCGGTGTGCACTTCATGGCCGAGTCCGCCGACATCCTCACCACCGACGCCCAGGCGGTCGTGCTGCCCGACCTGGCGGCCGGCTGCTCGATGGCCGACATGGCCACCGCCGAGCAGGTCGCCGAGTGCTGGGACGTGCTGACGGAGGCCGGGGTCGCCGACCGGGTGGTACCCGTCTCGTACATGAACTCCTCCGCCGACATCAAGGCCTTCACGGGCCGGCACGGCGGCACGATCTGCACCTCGTCGAACGCGAAGCGCGCCCTGGAGTGGGCCTTCGAGCAGGGCGAGAAGGTCCTCTTCCTCCCCGATCAGCACCTGGGCCGCAACACGGCCGTGCGGGACATGGGGATGAGCCTGGAGGACTGCGTCGTCTACAACCCGCACAAGCCGAACGGCGGCCTCACCGCCGAGCAGCTGCGGGACGCGAAGATGATCCTGTGGCGCGGCCACTGCTCGGTGCACGGCCGCTTCTCGGTCGAGTCGGTCGAGGACGTCCGCGCCCGGATACCCGGGGTCAACGTGCTGGTCCACCCGGAGTGCAAGCACGAGGTCGTCGCCGCCGCGGACTACGTGGGCTCGACGGAGTACATCATCAAGGCCCTGGAGGCGGCCCCGCGCGGCTCGAAGTGGGCCATCGGTACGGAGCTGAATCTGGTACGCCGCCTGGCGAACCGTTTCGCCGACGAGGACAAGGAGATCGTCTTCCTCGACAAGACGGTCTGCTTCTGCTCGACGATGAACCGGATCGACCTGCCCCACCTGGTCTGGACCCTGGAGTCGCTGGCCGACGGCAAGCTGGTCAACCGGATCGAGGTCGACCCGGAGACGGAGAAGTACGCCAAGCTCGCCCTGGAGCGGATGCTGGCGCTGCCGTAA
- the ctaD gene encoding cytochrome c oxidase subunit I, producing MSILNEPQGAAPADDSYEDELPVRRKQPGNIVVKWLTTTDHKTIGTLYLVTSFVFFCIGGLMALFMRAELARPGTQIMSNEQFNQAFTMHGTIMLLMFATPLFAGFANWIMPLQIGAPDVAFPRLNMFAYWLYLFGSLIAVAGFLTPQGAADFGWFAYSPLSDAVRSPGVGADMWIMGLAFSGFGTILGSVNFITTIICMRAPGMTMFRMPIFTWNVLLTGVLVLLAFPVLAAALFALEADRKFGAHVFDAANGGALLWQHLFWFFGHPEVYIIALPFFGIISEVIPVFSRKPMFGYIGLIAATIAIAGLSVTVWAHHMYVTGGVLLPFFSFMTFLIAVPTGVKFFNWIGTMWKGSLSFETPMLWAVGFLITFTFGGLTGVILASPPMDFHVSDSYFVVAHFHYVIFGTVVFAMFSGFHFWWPKFTGKMLDERLGKITFWTLFVGFHGTFLVQHWLGAEGMPRRYADYLDADGFTALNTISTISSFLLGLSMLPFFYNVWKTAKYGKKIEVDDPWGYGRSLEWATSCPPPRHNFLTLPRIRSESPAFDLHHPEITALEQLGHDSESDKALAGGKEAGK from the coding sequence GTGAGCATCCTCAACGAACCTCAGGGTGCCGCTCCGGCAGACGACTCGTACGAGGACGAACTGCCCGTGCGGCGCAAGCAGCCGGGAAACATCGTCGTGAAGTGGCTGACCACCACGGACCACAAGACGATCGGTACGCTCTACCTGGTCACCTCGTTCGTGTTCTTCTGCATCGGCGGACTCATGGCGCTCTTCATGCGCGCCGAGCTGGCCCGTCCGGGCACGCAGATCATGTCGAACGAGCAGTTCAACCAGGCGTTCACGATGCACGGCACGATCATGCTGCTGATGTTCGCGACGCCGCTGTTCGCCGGGTTCGCCAACTGGATCATGCCGCTGCAGATCGGCGCGCCCGACGTGGCGTTCCCGCGGCTGAACATGTTCGCGTACTGGCTGTACCTCTTCGGCTCGCTCATCGCGGTGGCCGGGTTCCTCACCCCGCAGGGTGCGGCCGACTTCGGCTGGTTCGCCTACTCCCCGCTCTCGGACGCGGTCCGTTCGCCGGGCGTCGGCGCCGACATGTGGATCATGGGTCTGGCCTTCTCCGGCTTCGGCACGATCCTCGGCTCGGTCAACTTCATCACCACGATCATCTGCATGCGCGCCCCCGGCATGACGATGTTCCGCATGCCGATCTTCACCTGGAACGTCCTGCTGACCGGTGTCCTGGTCCTGCTGGCCTTCCCGGTTCTCGCCGCCGCGCTCTTCGCGCTGGAGGCGGACCGTAAATTCGGTGCGCATGTCTTCGACGCGGCCAACGGCGGCGCGTTGCTCTGGCAACACCTCTTCTGGTTCTTCGGACACCCAGAGGTGTACATCATCGCCTTGCCGTTCTTCGGGATCATTTCCGAGGTCATCCCGGTCTTCAGCCGCAAGCCGATGTTCGGCTACATCGGTCTGATCGCCGCGACCATCGCGATCGCCGGCCTTTCCGTGACGGTGTGGGCGCACCACATGTACGTCACCGGCGGTGTGCTCCTGCCGTTCTTCTCCTTCATGACGTTCCTCATCGCCGTACCGACAGGCGTGAAGTTCTTCAACTGGATCGGCACGATGTGGAAGGGGTCGTTGTCCTTCGAGACACCGATGCTCTGGGCCGTCGGCTTCCTGATCACCTTCACCTTCGGTGGTCTGACCGGCGTCATCCTCGCCTCGCCCCCGATGGACTTCCACGTCTCCGACTCGTACTTCGTCGTCGCGCACTTCCACTACGTCATCTTCGGCACCGTGGTCTTCGCGATGTTCTCCGGATTCCACTTCTGGTGGCCGAAGTTCACCGGCAAGATGCTGGACGAGCGGCTCGGCAAGATCACGTTCTGGACGCTGTTCGTGGGCTTCCACGGCACGTTCCTGGTGCAGCACTGGCTCGGTGCCGAGGGCATGCCGCGTCGTTACGCGGACTACCTCGACGCCGACGGCTTCACCGCGCTGAACACGATCTCGACGATCTCCTCGTTCCTGCTCGGCCTGTCGATGCTCCCGTTCTTCTACAACGTCTGGAAGACCGCGAAGTACGGCAAGAAGATCGAGGTCGACGACCCGTGGGGCTACGGCCGCTCGCTGGAGTGGGCGACCTCCTGCCCGCCGCCGCGGCACAACTTCCTCACGCTGCCGCGGATCCGTTCCGAATCCCCGGCGTTCGACCTGCACCACCCGGAGATCACCGCGCTGGAGCAGCTCGGCCATGACTCCGAGTCGGACAAGGCCCTGGCCGGCGGCAAGGAGGCAGGCAAGTGA
- a CDS encoding heme-copper oxidase subunit III, producing the protein MSVVATATTVETGHAHPSVNRPNLTSVGTIIWLSSELMFFAALFAMYFTLRSVMGPDYWKEMSDHLNFPFSATNTTILVLSSLTCQLGVFAAERGDVKKLRTWFIITFVMGAIFIGGQVLEYTELVKDAGLSLSSDPYGSVFYLTTGFHGLHVTGGLIAFLLVLGRTYAAKRFTHDQATAAIVVSYYWHFVDVVWIGLFATIYMIK; encoded by the coding sequence ATGTCGGTCGTGGCGACAGCAACGACAGTAGAAACCGGGCACGCGCACCCGTCGGTCAATCGGCCGAACCTCACCAGCGTCGGAACCATCATCTGGTTGAGTTCCGAGCTGATGTTCTTCGCGGCCCTCTTCGCGATGTACTTCACCCTGCGATCGGTGATGGGACCCGATTACTGGAAGGAGATGTCCGATCATCTGAACTTCCCGTTCTCGGCGACGAACACCACGATCCTGGTGCTCTCCTCACTCACCTGCCAGCTCGGCGTCTTCGCCGCCGAGCGGGGCGATGTGAAGAAGCTCCGCACCTGGTTCATCATCACGTTCGTGATGGGTGCGATCTTCATCGGCGGCCAGGTCCTGGAGTACACCGAGCTGGTCAAGGACGCGGGGCTCTCCCTCTCGTCCGACCCCTACGGCTCGGTGTTCTACCTGACCACCGGCTTCCACGGTCTGCACGTGACAGGCGGTCTCATCGCCTTCCTGCTGGTCCTCGGCAGAACGTACGCGGCCAAGAGGTTCACCCACGATCAGGCCACCGCCGCCATCGTCGTGTCCTACTACTGGCACTTCGTCGATGTCGTATGGATCGGCCTGTTCGCAACGATCTACATGATCAAGTAA
- a CDS encoding carbohydrate kinase family protein, producing the protein MRIAVTGSIATDHLMTFPGRFADQLVADQLHTVSLSFLVDNLDVRRGGVAANICFGMGLLGTRPILVGAAGADFDEYRAWLDRHGVETGSVRISEVLHTARFVCTTDADHNQIGSFYTGAMSEARLIELQSVADRVGGLDLVSIGADDPEAMLRHTEECRSRNIPFAADFSQQIARMDGEEIRILLDGATYLFSNEYEKGLIESKTGWSDEEILSKVGHRVTTLGARGVRIERAGEPVIEVGCPEEDTKADPTGVGDAFRAGFLSGLAWGVGLERAAQVGCMLATLVIETVGTQEYTLRRTHFMDRFTKAYGHEAAAEVQQHLA; encoded by the coding sequence GTGCGTATTGCAGTCACCGGCTCGATCGCCACCGATCACCTCATGACCTTCCCCGGCCGCTTCGCCGACCAGCTGGTCGCGGATCAGCTGCACACGGTCTCCCTCTCCTTCCTGGTCGACAACCTCGATGTGCGCCGCGGCGGTGTCGCCGCCAACATCTGCTTCGGGATGGGCCTGCTCGGCACCCGCCCGATCCTGGTCGGCGCCGCCGGGGCCGACTTCGACGAGTACCGCGCCTGGCTCGACCGGCACGGCGTCGAGACCGGCTCGGTCCGGATCTCCGAGGTCCTGCACACCGCCCGCTTCGTCTGCACCACCGACGCCGACCACAACCAGATCGGCTCCTTCTACACCGGCGCGATGAGCGAGGCCCGCCTCATCGAGCTCCAGAGCGTCGCCGACCGCGTCGGCGGCCTCGACCTCGTCTCCATCGGCGCCGACGACCCCGAGGCGATGCTCCGCCACACCGAGGAGTGCCGCTCCCGGAACATCCCGTTCGCGGCCGACTTCTCGCAGCAGATCGCGCGGATGGACGGCGAGGAGATCCGCATCCTCCTCGACGGCGCCACCTACCTCTTCTCCAACGAGTACGAGAAGGGGCTCATCGAGTCCAAGACCGGCTGGAGCGACGAGGAGATCCTCTCCAAGGTCGGCCACCGCGTCACCACCCTCGGCGCCCGCGGTGTCCGGATCGAGCGGGCCGGCGAGCCCGTCATCGAGGTCGGCTGCCCCGAGGAGGACACCAAGGCGGACCCCACCGGCGTCGGCGACGCCTTCCGTGCGGGCTTCCTCTCCGGCCTCGCCTGGGGCGTCGGCCTGGAGCGCGCCGCCCAGGTCGGCTGCATGCTCGCCACCCTGGTCATCGAGACGGTCGGCACCCAGGAGTACACCCTGCGCCGCACCCACTTCATGGACCGCTTCACCAAGGCGTACGGCCACGAGGCCGCCGCCGAGGTCCAGCAGCACCTGGCCTGA
- a CDS encoding cytochrome c oxidase subunit 4: MKIQGQMFIWLSVFILGMAVVYGVWSKEPVGTTALFLAFGLAIMIGFYLAFTANRVDAMAQDNKEADVADEAGELGFFSPHSWQPLSLAVGGAFAFMGVVFGWWLLYFSAPLLLIGLFGWVFEYYRGENRTQ; encoded by the coding sequence GTGAAGATCCAGGGACAGATGTTCATCTGGCTGAGCGTCTTCATCCTCGGCATGGCCGTCGTGTACGGCGTGTGGTCGAAGGAGCCGGTCGGCACCACGGCCCTCTTCCTGGCCTTCGGCCTGGCCATCATGATCGGCTTCTACCTGGCCTTCACGGCCAACCGGGTCGACGCGATGGCCCAGGACAACAAGGAAGCCGATGTCGCCGACGAGGCGGGCGAGCTGGGGTTCTTCTCCCCGCACAGCTGGCAGCCGCTCTCCCTGGCGGTCGGCGGAGCCTTCGCCTTCATGGGCGTCGTCTTCGGCTGGTGGCTGCTCTACTTCTCCGCACCCCTGCTCCTGATCGGCCTCTTCGGCTGGGTCTTCGAGTACTACCGGGGCGAGAACCGCACCCAGTGA